In Cytophagales bacterium, a single genomic region encodes these proteins:
- a CDS encoding SGNH/GDSL hydrolase family protein — translation MKNPFSILTNCILPTVYCLLCITCTPKLDIPEPDPGEANFERTIALGDSYLAGYQDGALYYDGQRYSIPALLAEQFELVGGGAFNQPYMPDNSGLGLNSKPWESDFVSSSNLGYKDSIPYDIDNDNIIDCWGRGGLSPLKDTLGISQASFYLQKVAGGYLQNLAVPFARTEDLFDPLFGNDFSSGGNLYYHRFASNSGISTVLTDAIPQNPTFLILWLGLEEIYNYVRNGGYNANIPDSSSFRANIDSILALLTTNGAKGVIANIPDFESFPFYTLIPYNAAVLTDSQATELNKPWETFDLVHYHEGFNPFFIMDANITGPVGIRQLIEGEHILLNVPLDSMKCYFYGLILTPIHDRYVLDQYEIHIIRHAIDAYNQVIAQKASEYDLALVDMHAYFESVKSGIKWDGVDYNAEFVSGGFFSLDGFHPNQKGYALIANEFIKAINQKYNAVIPTVNCSECSGIRFP, via the coding sequence ATGAAAAATCCATTTTCAATTTTAACCAACTGTATACTGCCAACTGTTTACTGCCTGCTTTGTATCACCTGTACGCCTAAATTGGATATCCCGGAGCCAGATCCCGGGGAAGCAAATTTTGAACGAACCATTGCCCTTGGTGATAGTTATCTGGCAGGATATCAGGATGGTGCATTGTATTATGATGGACAGCGGTATTCAATTCCTGCATTATTGGCAGAGCAATTTGAATTGGTGGGTGGAGGCGCTTTTAATCAACCATATATGCCGGATAATTCGGGTCTGGGATTAAACAGCAAACCCTGGGAAAGTGATTTTGTATCCAGCAGTAACCTTGGTTATAAAGATTCAATTCCTTATGATATAGATAATGATAATATTATTGACTGCTGGGGAAGGGGAGGACTTTCTCCATTAAAAGATACTCTCGGTATTAGCCAGGCATCATTTTATTTACAAAAGGTTGCAGGTGGTTATCTCCAAAATTTAGCTGTTCCCTTCGCAAGAACAGAGGATTTGTTTGACCCTTTATTCGGAAACGACTTTTCGTCAGGAGGAAATCTTTATTATCATCGTTTTGCGAGTAATTCGGGAATTTCAACCGTCCTTACAGATGCCATCCCACAAAATCCTACTTTTTTAATACTTTGGCTGGGGTTAGAAGAAATCTATAATTATGTACGAAATGGAGGATATAATGCCAACATCCCTGACTCATCTTCATTTCGGGCTAATATAGATTCAATACTTGCCTTATTAACTACGAATGGAGCAAAAGGTGTAATTGCCAATATTCCTGATTTTGAAAGTTTCCCTTTTTATACACTTATTCCTTATAATGCTGCTGTACTTACAGATAGTCAGGCAACTGAATTAAATAAGCCCTGGGAAACCTTTGACCTTGTTCATTATCACGAAGGGTTCAATCCTTTTTTCATAATGGATGCAAATATAACTGGCCCTGTTGGTATTAGACAGTTGATTGAAGGCGAGCATATTTTGTTGAATGTGCCGCTTGACTCTATGAAATGTTATTTCTATGGTCTGATCCTCACACCAATACACGACAGGTATGTGCTGGATCAATACGAAATACACATTATCAGACATGCCATAGATGCATATAACCAGGTGATAGCTCAAAAAGCCAGTGAATATGACCTGGCACTGGTTGACATGCACGCTTATTTTGAATCAGTAAAATCAGGTATAAAATGGGATGGTGTAGATTATAATGCAGAATTTGTCAGTGGCGGTTTTTTCAGTTTAGACGGCTTTCATCCCAACCAGAAAGGTTATGCGTTGATTGCCAATGAGTTTATAAAGGCAATTAATCAAAAATATAATGCGGTGATCCCTACGGTGAATTGTTCTGAATGTTCAGGGATCAGGTTTCCGTAA
- a CDS encoding peptidoglycan DD-metalloendopeptidase family protein, whose protein sequence is MKISYICPKSKLFVRGKQHNTLILKKILKTKKGKYGMVFLACLIVPVALIFVEISNSVFRNLKIMENSGKSDTKPVYYAGFIPEKRVEFGIILDSFLVFKDKIKANENLAGILSRFNVDYSLIDKLVKKSKNIFNVRKIRTGKPYTVLYSKDSSCSAKYFIYEQSPTDYVVCDLRDTLNVYKEQKDVEVKIQTASGIIHASLYETMIDNEINPLLAIELSEIYAWAIDFYRIQKEDKFKVIYEEKFVDGRSIGFGKILAAYFNHAGKDFYAFYFTPACPQDNKDSIGDYFDECGSSLRKALLKSPLKYSRITSRYTHRRFHPILKRYKPHYGIDYAAATGTPIRSVGDGIVLEARYKKGNGNYVKIRHNSVYTTQYLHMSKRAKGIRPGVWVNQGQVIGYVGSTGLATGPHLCYRFWKHGRQVNPLKVEIPPSKPVKHEYREEYYQNINEIIRELNVIEYQKKWLKTVNSG, encoded by the coding sequence ATGAAAATCAGCTATATTTGCCCCAAAAGTAAATTGTTTGTTCGGGGTAAACAACACAATACGTTAATTTTGAAGAAGATATTAAAAACTAAAAAGGGTAAATATGGCATGGTTTTCCTGGCATGCCTTATTGTTCCGGTTGCTTTAATATTTGTAGAGATAAGCAATTCTGTTTTTCGTAATCTGAAAATTATGGAGAACAGCGGGAAGAGCGATACCAAACCCGTTTATTACGCTGGTTTTATACCGGAAAAAAGAGTAGAATTCGGCATTATATTAGATTCCTTTCTTGTTTTCAAAGATAAAATTAAAGCCAATGAAAACCTTGCCGGGATACTTTCAAGATTCAATGTAGATTATTCACTCATTGACAAATTAGTAAAAAAGTCCAAAAATATTTTTAATGTCCGGAAAATCAGAACTGGCAAGCCTTATACGGTACTTTATTCTAAAGACTCATCCTGTTCAGCTAAATACTTTATCTATGAGCAAAGTCCCACTGATTACGTGGTTTGTGATCTTAGAGATACTTTGAACGTTTACAAGGAACAAAAGGATGTTGAAGTGAAAATTCAAACAGCCTCGGGTATTATCCACGCTTCTCTTTACGAGACCATGATTGACAATGAGATCAATCCGTTATTAGCAATAGAATTATCAGAAATTTATGCATGGGCTATTGACTTTTACAGGATACAGAAAGAAGATAAGTTTAAAGTAATCTATGAAGAAAAATTTGTGGACGGACGTTCTATCGGGTTTGGTAAAATCCTGGCAGCATATTTTAATCATGCCGGTAAAGATTTTTATGCCTTTTATTTTACACCTGCCTGCCCGCAAGACAATAAAGACAGCATCGGGGATTATTTTGACGAATGTGGAAGTAGTTTAAGGAAAGCGTTATTAAAATCGCCTCTTAAATATTCCAGGATAACCTCAAGATATACTCACAGAAGATTTCATCCAATCCTGAAAAGGTACAAGCCACATTATGGAATAGACTATGCTGCAGCAACGGGTACTCCAATCAGATCGGTAGGTGATGGGATAGTACTTGAGGCAAGGTATAAGAAAGGTAACGGTAACTATGTAAAGATCAGGCATAACAGTGTTTATACCACCCAGTATTTACACATGTCAAAGAGAGCTAAGGGTATAAGACCAGGGGTTTGGGTAAACCAAGGCCAGGTGATCGGGTATGTAGGAAGCACAGGACTGGCAACAGGTCCGCATCTTTGTTACAGATTCTGGAAACATGGCCGGCAGGTTAATCCTTTAAAGGTAGAAATACCACCCTCAAAACCAGTCAAACATGAATACCGGGAAGAATATTATCAAAATATAAACGAAATAATCAGGGAATTGAATGTGATTGAATATCAAAAAAAATGGTTAAAAACAGTTAATAGCGGTTAA
- a CDS encoding nucleoside-diphosphate kinase, with protein sequence MPGNITFTMIKPDAVADVHSGAIIKMIEDAGFEIIAMKMTRLSGESAGQFYEVHKEKPFYESLVKYMSSGKIIAMTLRKENAVEDFRKFIGATNPAEATEGTIRKLFGKSIEANAVHGSDSDENAEKEAGFFFSEKNNYICI encoded by the coding sequence ATGCCCGGAAATATTACATTTACAATGATCAAACCTGACGCTGTTGCAGACGTACATTCAGGCGCTATTATAAAGATGATAGAGGATGCAGGATTTGAAATTATTGCTATGAAAATGACCAGGTTGAGTGGTGAAAGTGCAGGCCAGTTTTATGAAGTACATAAAGAAAAGCCATTTTACGAAAGTTTGGTCAAATATATGTCATCCGGGAAGATCATTGCTATGACGCTCAGGAAAGAAAATGCGGTGGAAGATTTTCGGAAATTTATAGGGGCTACCAACCCTGCTGAAGCTACAGAAGGTACAATAAGAAAATTATTTGGAAAATCAATTGAAGCCAATGCAGTGCATGGGTCTGACTCGGATGAAAATGCTGAGAAAGAAGCGGGGTTTTTCTTTTCAGAAAAAAATAATTATATTTGTATCTGA
- a CDS encoding T9SS type A sorting domain-containing protein — protein MKKQNINFMVSKAVFTLLISGSLLIIQFSIINNQLKAQCNTWTQKADFGSTERFGAVGFSIDNKGYIGTGKDGDSLRSDFWEYDTVSNTWAQKANFGGIARRYAVGFSIDSKGYIGTGLDVGTSYLQDFWEYDPVGNAWTQKADFGGTARHLAAGFSIGSKGFIGTGYDGDSLRSDFWQYDPISNSWIQKAKFGGTARFLATGFSIGNKGYIGTGGDSLGPTQDFWEYDLVNNTWTQKADFGGTARTGPVGFSIGSKGYIGTGRSTFYNKDFWEFDPGSNTWTQKASLGANAGKEYAVGFSIGGKGYIGTGYNGAVGRKDFWEYIPDLIANAGKDTSVLCYDSIIIGGFPTASGVFSDYTYSWSPSEGLNDSTLANPTSALPPDTIIYFVTVTDSNGCTVKDSVTVTVNPFNVIATANNPTITCGDTTTLNATFNSSASYSWSPVTGLTDPNAQNTVAAPSLTTTYTVTATIPGCPSSSDTVPVYVLQDSNQICLITVDSTSTKNVIVWEKPISTVIDSFKIYRDIVGTYTHIGSVAYGDLSVFTDTSLGIDPNNTAYRYKLSVLDTCGNESVLSNFHKTIHLIITLDINDNPVLQWNDYGGFVFTYYRILRDSTGLGGSWEAIDSVSFGINSYTDNTPPQTPNVLYVVEVVPPDVCTATLMKYRKDFTGEALMKYKENFTGQALKKVLVYNSARSNVSNRLTTGYNLQSSILNFQLKAYPNPYTGKTQITYSLTQKANSSWIKNRSNGVNVSLEVLNVLGEKVKAIVKEKQNLGKYQYSFSAKDSGYGEGMYILKLSVNEYIYTKKLIEF, from the coding sequence ATGAAAAAGCAAAATATTAATTTTATGGTTTCAAAAGCAGTATTTACACTGCTTATCTCTGGTTCATTATTGATTATTCAATTTTCAATAATCAATAATCAATTAAAAGCCCAATGCAACACCTGGACGCAAAAAGCGGATTTTGGTAGTACGGAAAGATTCGGTGCAGTTGGCTTTTCTATTGACAACAAAGGTTATATTGGAACTGGAAAAGATGGTGACTCGTTAAGATCAGACTTCTGGGAATATGACACGGTTAGTAACACCTGGGCACAAAAAGCAAACTTTGGGGGAATAGCAAGAAGATATGCTGTTGGATTTTCAATAGACTCCAAAGGATATATTGGGACAGGATTGGATGTAGGAACAAGTTATTTACAAGACTTTTGGGAATATGACCCTGTTGGCAACGCTTGGACGCAAAAAGCTGACTTTGGTGGTACGGCCAGGCATTTAGCAGCCGGCTTTTCTATTGGTAGCAAAGGATTTATAGGTACAGGATATGATGGAGATTCCTTAAGATCTGACTTTTGGCAATATGATCCAATTAGTAACTCCTGGATACAAAAAGCGAAATTTGGAGGGACTGCAAGATTTCTTGCTACTGGTTTTTCTATAGGTAACAAAGGATATATTGGAACTGGCGGTGATAGTCTTGGTCCTACCCAAGACTTTTGGGAATATGATTTAGTAAACAACACCTGGACACAAAAAGCTGACTTTGGTGGTACGGCAAGAACAGGTCCAGTTGGATTTTCTATTGGCAGTAAAGGATATATTGGGACTGGACGTAGTACTTTTTACAACAAAGACTTTTGGGAATTTGATCCGGGTAGCAATACTTGGACGCAAAAGGCATCTTTAGGTGCAAATGCAGGAAAAGAATATGCAGTTGGTTTTTCTATTGGTGGCAAAGGGTATATAGGCACAGGATATAATGGCGCTGTTGGAAGAAAAGACTTCTGGGAATACATCCCTGATTTAATAGCCAATGCCGGTAAAGATACTTCTGTATTATGTTATGATAGTATAATCATAGGTGGTTTTCCAACAGCTTCGGGTGTCTTTAGTGATTATACATATAGTTGGTCACCTTCGGAAGGTTTAAACGACTCAACTTTGGCCAACCCAACAAGTGCTCTTCCACCTGATACTATAATTTATTTCGTAACAGTAACTGATTCCAACGGTTGTACGGTAAAAGATTCAGTTACGGTCACAGTAAATCCCTTCAACGTAATCGCAACAGCAAACAACCCTACTATTACTTGCGGAGATACCACTACATTGAATGCAACTTTCAACAGCTCCGCTTCTTATTCATGGTCGCCTGTAACCGGATTAACCGATCCTAATGCACAAAATACAGTTGCTGCCCCCTCCCTCACCACCACTTATACAGTCACCGCCACTATACCGGGCTGCCCTTCTTCTTCCGATACGGTACCAGTGTATGTCCTGCAGGATTCCAATCAAATCTGCCTCATCACCGTAGACTCCACCTCCACCAAAAACGTCATCGTATGGGAAAAGCCCATATCAACAGTAATTGACAGCTTCAAAATCTACAGAGACATTGTCGGCACATACACCCATATCGGCAGTGTGGCATATGGAGATTTGAGTGTTTTTACTGATACTTCTTTAGGTATTGATCCAAACAACACTGCATACAGATACAAACTCTCAGTTTTGGATACCTGTGGCAACGAGAGCGTACTAAGTAATTTCCATAAAACCATCCACCTTATCATTACGTTAGATATTAATGATAATCCTGTGCTGCAATGGAATGATTACGGAGGTTTTGTATTCACATACTACAGGATACTAAGAGACAGCACAGGTCTTGGCGGTAGCTGGGAAGCTATTGATTCTGTATCTTTCGGGATCAATTCATATACAGACAATACTCCACCGCAAACGCCAAATGTTCTCTATGTGGTTGAGGTGGTGCCGCCAGATGTTTGCACTGCCACCCTGATGAAGTACCGAAAAGACTTCACAGGGGAGGCCCTGATGAAATACAAAGAAAATTTCACAGGGCAAGCCCTGAAAAAAGTGTTGGTATACAATTCAGCCAGGTCAAACGTGTCAAACAGGCTTACTACGGGATACAATCTTCAATCTTCAATTTTAAATTTTCAATTAAAAGCTTATCCCAACCCTTATACAGGTAAAACACAAATAACTTATTCATTAACCCAAAAAGCCAACTCCAGTTGGATAAAAAACAGATCCAACGGAGTAAATGTATCTTTAGAGGTACTTAATGTGCTGGGTGAGAAGGTGAAGGCAATAGTAAAGGAAAAGCAGAACTTAGGGAAGTATCAATATAGTTTTTCTGCTAAAGATTCAGGTTATGGTGAAGGAATGTATATTTTGAAATTAAGTGTAAATGAATATATTTATACGAAGAAATTGATAGAATTTTAA
- a CDS encoding HigA family addiction module antidote protein: MKNKRIKLTDDVVPGNATHPGELINDEIKARNLKQKEIAQKMGVLPEFLNGLIQGKQYVTPELAIKLESVFEISAEFWMGLQVQYEIDSIKIKYRDRLKKSRLPSVKRKSLSQAIALNI, from the coding sequence ATGAAAAATAAGCGTATAAAATTAACCGATGATGTAGTGCCAGGTAACGCAACCCATCCTGGCGAATTGATCAATGATGAGATTAAAGCCAGGAACCTAAAGCAAAAAGAGATCGCTCAAAAAATGGGAGTATTACCAGAGTTTTTAAACGGATTAATTCAGGGGAAACAATATGTTACACCCGAACTGGCTATTAAGCTTGAATCAGTTTTTGAAATAAGTGCAGAGTTCTGGATGGGACTCCAGGTTCAATATGAGATTGATAGCATTAAGATAAAATACAGGGATCGTCTTAAAAAGAGCAGGCTACCTTCAGTGAAGAGAAAATCTTTATCACAAGCTATTGCACTAAATATTTAA